The proteins below are encoded in one region of Helicoverpa armigera isolate CAAS_96S chromosome 11, ASM3070526v1, whole genome shotgun sequence:
- the LOC110370055 gene encoding LOW QUALITY PROTEIN: regulating synaptic membrane exocytosis protein 2 (The sequence of the model RefSeq protein was modified relative to this genomic sequence to represent the inferred CDS: inserted 9 bases in 6 codons; deleted 4 bases in 2 codons), whose product MLPTNVMSFMKKMVATDDSSNTVPGHIESPGTFGKLRQTLSSSLLTAQDKVTTKLGPRQAVPEPVAEPAPAPPPAQPPTAAQIAKTDREAGKAPSRAGACRVCLKALKPGEVYHTCNGCQHRVCEDCSSYSKPASDEDANSWRCSVCRRXAQPRLPPAAQDSTDSLLDVPVLEALQRRHSEARLGSGGSSAGLAPPRSPELRRHSDVSPASLKELEKLKGGGSTTPTVESRRPSTVTPARRRSVRAPRQRSCDEDQPHSPAHQSTPLAPPAISRRSSAVDVVAGATSRRGSYRTDEPSTTPSISGLSVDEDRPIRRRGSQLPDIAALQQKTGALNALAALASRSSESSSEPTISVSAATTAALAAAARQMSVDAEAIKIVIHDVDDRTPRRVSLXRDPNDKGHRSRGFGMRXVGGKPDASGRREAVIVDRAGRPADLAGLQQGDKVLEWGGXPLTERSFEEVCAVLERGGDSVELLVEPAPQVDDPPSQTNQPSMHHHALYEPDTDKSPSSPTRRKLPKTPEQDRADRARDRPPARAQLQVWFECDLRKLVVVLIAADDLPPRDHTLGYGDEPEAFARIRLLPSLESCPPVETDPASASCSPVWNATLSFGGLTADLLAGRALELTLWDACPGIDPVLIGECTMEIEKAFAEERAXWWTLEERGPGNAAAPRTARALRRGDFASQRSVSDDVDSIGECASLLHPDHAWGGSRRGSSQSETLEVEVYQLGKDFSRSLPGSRRSSFQQQEKEGGGDVSPAMSARRTERRRSSCVRRDPDDILRSLRAVKGELGRTLSXSGSTARRTATGRKGSMWAAVPAAAACDALADDDDAVPLGPGQLPPRNAHLPPLHAEINISIIMIKGQLELEVSHARRVYGVNGEVPDSYVKCYLRDGDKWLHKRKTRVIRRTTEPHFKQTLKYQASEALGRTLVVMLWQRCGGFEHNLALGGAEICLDKLTLPQRTYGWYPLFPATSFANDESPD is encoded by the exons ATGGTGGCGACAGACGACTCATCGAACACGGTCCCCGGGCACATCGAGTCACCGGGAACCTTCGGCAAACTGCGGCAAACCCTCTCCTCGTCACTGCTCACCGCTCAGGATAAAG taaCAACAAAGTTGGGTCCACGACAAGCCGTGCCAGAGCCTGTGGCGGAgcctgcgccggcgccgccacCGGCACAA CCGCCTACCGCTGCACAGATTGCCAAGACTGACCG TGAGGCTGGGAAAGCGCCGTCCCGGGCGGGAGCCTGCCGGGTCTGCTTGAAGGCGCTCAAGCCCGGAGAAGTGTACCACACGTGCAACGGCTGTCAACATCGTGTCTGCGAGGATTGCTCCTCCTACTCTAAGCCAGCCAGCGATGAAGACGCT AACTCATGGCGGTGCTCAGTGTGCCGTC AGGCACAGCCGCGGCTCCCGCCAGCAGCACAGGACAGCACAGACTCACTACTGGATGTGCCGGTGCTGGAAGCGTTACAGCGCCGCCACTCGGAGGCCCGGCTCGGCAGCGGCGGCAGCAGTGCTGGCCTAGCTCCGCCCCGCTCACCTGAACTCAGGCGACACTCAGATGTATCACCAGCGTCACTCAAAGAACTCGAAAAG TTAAAGGGCGGCGGCAGCACGACGCCGACGGTGGAGTCGCGGCGGCCGAGCACGGTGACGCCGGCGCGTCGCCGCTCCGTGCGCGCGCCGCGCCAGCGCTCCTGTGACGAGGACCAGCCGCACTCGCCTGCGCATCAGTCCACGCCGCTAGCACCGCCTGCCATCTCCAGAAG ATCATCGGCAGTGGACGTAGTAGCGGGCGCAACGTCACGCCGTGGCTCGTACCGCACAGATGAGCCCAGCACCACGCCCTCGATA TCCGGACTCAGTGTCGATGAAGACAGGCCGATCAGACGTCGCGGAAGCCAGCT GCCGGACATAGCAGCGTTGCAGCAAAAGACTGGGGCTCTAAATGCACTAGCGGCCCTAGCATCCCGGAGCTCAGAGTCATCATCAGAACCAACAATATCGGTATCGGCGGCCACGacggcggcgctggcggcggccGCGCGACAGATGTCCGTCGACGCCGAGGCCATCAAAATTGTGATACATGACGTTGATGACCGCACGCCGCGTCGCGTCTCCCT CCGGGACCCTAATGATAAAGGACACAGAT CTCGCGGTTTCGGTATGCG TGTGGGCGGCAAGCCGGACGCGAGCGGGCGGCGCGAGGCCGTCATTGTGGACCGTGCCGGGCGGCCCGCTGACCTCGCCGGCCTACAGCAGGGAGACAAG GTATTGGAATGGGGCG TGCCGCTAACGGAGCGCAGCTTCGAGGAAGTGTGCGCAGTGCTGGAGCGCGGCGGCGACAGCGTGGAGCTGCTGGTGGAACCCGCGCCGCAAGTCGACGACCCGCCCTCGCAGACCAACCAGCCCTCCATGCATCATCATGCCCTATACG AACCGGATACCGACAAATCACCATCGTCGCCGACCCGACGGAAATTGCCGAAAACCCCG GAGCAAGACCGCGCGGACCGCGCGAGGGACCGCCCGCCTGCCCGGGCGCAGCTGCAGGTGTGGTTCGAGTGCGACCTGCGCAAGCTCGTGGTCGTACTCATCGCGGCCGACGACTTGCCGCCGCGGGACCACACGCTGGGCTATGGAGACGAACCAGAAGCTTTTGCCAGAATACGCCTTCTGCCATCACT TGAAAGTTGCCCACCTGTGGAGACAGACCCAGCATCTGCTTCATGCAGTCCCGTGTGGAATGCTACTTTGAGCTTCGGTGGACTTACAGCAGACCTGCTAGCAGGCCGAGCGTTGGAGCTCACCCTCTGGGACGCCTGTCCAGGCATTGACCCTGTTCTTATTGGAGAATGCACT ATGGAAATCGAGAAAGCATTCGCGGAAGAGCGTGC GTGGTGGACGCTGGAGGAGCGCGGGCCCGGCAACGCCGCCGCGCCTCGCACGGCGCGCGCTTTACGCCGCGGAGACTTCGCCTCCCAGCGTTCAGTGTCAG atGACGTGGACTCCATCGGCGAATGTGCTTCTTTACTCCATCCCGACCACGCATGGGGAGGCTCACGTCGAGGCTCCTCTCAATCAGAAACACTCGAAGTGGAAGTTTATCAGCTTGGCAAAGATTTCTCTCGATCTTTGCCAGGCTCACGCCGTTCCTCATTCCAACAACAAGAAAAGG AAGGCGGTGGCGACGTGTCGCCGGCGATGAGCGCGCGGCGCACGGAGCGGCGGCGCTCGTCGTGCGTGCGGCGCGACCCGGACGACATCCTGCGCTCGCTGCGCGCCGTCAAGGGCGAGCTCGGCCGCACGCTTT CCTCCGGCTCCACCGCCAGGC GCACGGCCACGGGGCGCAAGGGCAGCATGTGGGCGGCGGTGCCGGCGGCGGCCGCGTGCGACGCGCTGGCCGACGACGACGACGCCGTGCCGCTCGGGCCCGGCCAGCTGCCGCCGCGCAACGCGCATCTGCCGCCGCTGCACGCCGAGATCAATATCAGCATCATTATGATCAAGGGACAACTGGAGCTCGAG GTATCGCACGCTCGTCGTGTGTATGGCGTGAACGGTGAAGTGCCGGACTCGTACGTCAAGTGTTACCTGCGCGATGGGGATAAGTGGCTGCATAAGCGCAAAACTCGCGTCATCAGGCGAACCACCGAGCCGCACTTCAAACAGACGCTCAAGTATCAG